The proteins below come from a single Acidovorax sp. NCPPB 4044 genomic window:
- a CDS encoding rolling circle replication-associated protein has protein sequence MERIVGRDRLVSTTGGGYELVRRPLGNGHSEYVVRPLVTWHVEGELSEQAYADYLQEREATADERKEKNLERAALRAKQRVRHLCKAAGVDTLLTLTYRANMTDWVLLKRHVKEFNRRMARLIPGWFYVAAYERQQRGAWHVHMAVHRVPRTLEHARGAKVKSYSVIRAVWRAVVGELDGNVDLQASKRMRAPSRIASYLSKYMVKAFADGDAWSNRFSSSKGITVPAPQRIRFVGWSFTDVCIAVFDDMPAHDSSQLVWKLSRRGAPRGEEGCWFILDTNIPVREPDFGDLSEGTYWA, from the coding sequence ATGGAACGGATTGTAGGCCGTGATCGGCTCGTTAGCACCACTGGCGGCGGATACGAACTGGTGCGCCGCCCTCTTGGCAATGGCCATTCTGAGTACGTCGTTCGCCCGCTGGTGACGTGGCACGTCGAGGGCGAACTCTCCGAGCAGGCGTATGCGGACTACCTGCAGGAGCGGGAAGCGACGGCCGATGAACGGAAAGAGAAGAACCTGGAGCGGGCTGCTCTGCGCGCTAAGCAGCGTGTCCGGCACCTGTGCAAGGCCGCCGGTGTGGACACCCTCCTCACCCTCACCTACCGGGCGAACATGACGGACTGGGTTCTGCTCAAGCGTCACGTAAAGGAGTTCAACCGCCGCATGGCCCGGCTCATTCCCGGCTGGTTCTACGTGGCGGCGTACGAACGCCAGCAGCGCGGTGCGTGGCACGTGCACATGGCCGTTCACCGGGTCCCTCGGACCCTGGAGCATGCCCGTGGCGCCAAGGTTAAGAGCTACAGCGTCATTCGCGCCGTGTGGCGGGCGGTGGTCGGGGAGCTTGACGGGAACGTCGATCTGCAGGCCAGCAAGCGGATGCGGGCGCCTTCCCGGATCGCCAGCTACCTCTCGAAGTACATGGTCAAGGCCTTTGCCGATGGCGACGCCTGGAGCAACCGCTTCTCCTCCAGCAAGGGCATCACCGTGCCCGCGCCGCAGCGCATCCGCTTCGTCGGATGGAGCTTCACCGACGTCTGCATCGCGGTCTTCGATGACATGCCGGCTCACGACTCCTCCCAGCTCGTCTGGAAGCTATCCCGCCGTGGTGCGCCACGTGGGGAGGAAGGTTGCTGGTTCATCCTTGACACCAACATCCCAGTCCGGGAGCCTGACTTCGGAGACCTGTCCGAGGGCACCTACTGGGCCTGA
- a CDS encoding VC1465 family Xer recombination activation factor, translating into MYRNLGLDLAGCAQLLHVTERTLHNWQSGKHDIPYAAYRLIRLLNRMELPGESWAGWCFHGSKLWTPEGRSFVGTDGSWWSLLVRRAAMSDRALIGERGGTDAARTAPTQAERGGAGSEASSPPASAGGRREAPALDLSHRHFGTSEPQTTAGCGFPVRFSISYHPSFYARKELP; encoded by the coding sequence ATGTACCGCAACCTGGGCCTTGATCTGGCCGGCTGCGCGCAGCTTCTTCACGTCACCGAACGGACTTTGCATAACTGGCAGTCCGGCAAGCACGACATTCCGTACGCCGCCTACCGGCTGATCCGGTTGCTCAACCGCATGGAGCTGCCTGGCGAGTCCTGGGCTGGCTGGTGCTTTCACGGCAGCAAGCTGTGGACGCCCGAAGGTCGCTCGTTCGTCGGAACCGATGGCTCCTGGTGGTCGTTGCTCGTCCGCCGGGCTGCAATGTCGGATCGCGCGCTCATAGGCGAACGCGGCGGGACGGACGCGGCGCGCACGGCCCCGACGCAAGCGGAGCGTGGCGGGGCCGGGAGCGAAGCGTCCAGCCCTCCGGCGTCAGCCGGGGGGCGGCGCGAAGCGCCGGCCCTAGATTTATCTCATAGACACTTTGGAACATCAGAGCCACAAACGACGGCTGGCTGCGGGTTCCCGGTGCGTTTCTCGATTTCTTACCACCCCTCGTTCTACGCAAGAAAGGAACTGCCATGA
- a CDS encoding integrase core domain-containing protein, translating to MRHQRSAPGCPWQNGRIERFFGTLKPVLRSMHLTAGKLPEMLGEFAGFYNDVRPHQNLGGLTPHEAWQGITWVDIHRRQGQGEWVQACEGRLGGHRSQC from the coding sequence ATTCGGCACCAGCGCAGCGCGCCGGGGTGCCCATGGCAGAACGGTCGGATCGAGCGCTTCTTCGGCACGCTCAAGCCCGTTCTGCGATCCATGCATCTGACGGCTGGCAAGTTGCCAGAGATGCTGGGCGAATTCGCCGGCTTCTACAACGATGTGCGTCCTCATCAGAACCTGGGCGGATTGACCCCGCACGAGGCTTGGCAAGGCATCACCTGGGTCGATATCCACCGAAGACAAGGTCAAGGGGAATGGGTGCAGGCATGCGAGGGGCGGCTGGGTGGGCACCGCTCTCAATGTTGA